Proteins encoded in a region of the Mucilaginibacter sabulilitoris genome:
- a CDS encoding prohibitin family protein has translation MFIAILGVIILVVGIVLKRSPEPVGRLSGIVSTVGIVVAVIGLLLSMFKVIDPGKVGVQTLFGKVQDNVLESGLHIINPLVDITTFDIQTQTYTMSAVNNEGQKEGDDAIRVLSSDGLEVTIDLSVLYKVSADRAPYILQNIGEAYIDKIVRPVSRTAIRDNAVNYAAVDLYSTKRQEFQDKINRYITANFAKRGLELQQILVRNITLPASVRASIESKINAEQDAQKMQFVLQKERQEAERKRVEAQGIADYQKIISTGLSDKQLQYETIKAQKEIALSPNAKVIILGNSKGMPIMLSDK, from the coding sequence TACTCGTTGTGGGTATAGTTCTCAAACGTTCACCCGAGCCTGTGGGGCGCCTTAGCGGTATTGTAAGTACCGTTGGTATAGTAGTAGCGGTTATTGGCCTGTTACTATCCATGTTTAAAGTTATTGATCCGGGTAAGGTTGGTGTGCAAACCCTTTTTGGCAAGGTACAGGACAATGTACTCGAAAGCGGTTTGCACATCATTAATCCACTGGTTGATATTACTACGTTTGATATTCAAACGCAAACCTACACCATGAGCGCCGTTAACAACGAAGGGCAAAAGGAGGGCGATGATGCCATCCGGGTACTTTCGAGCGATGGGCTGGAAGTTACCATTGATCTTTCGGTATTGTATAAGGTAAGTGCCGATAGGGCCCCCTACATTCTGCAAAACATTGGCGAAGCCTATATTGATAAGATTGTTCGCCCGGTATCGCGCACCGCCATACGCGACAACGCGGTTAATTATGCCGCTGTTGATCTTTACTCTACCAAACGCCAGGAATTTCAGGATAAAATAAACCGCTACATCACCGCAAACTTTGCCAAACGGGGGCTTGAACTGCAGCAGATCCTGGTGCGCAACATTACCCTGCCGGCCTCGGTAAGGGCCAGCATCGAATCAAAAATAAACGCCGAACAGGATGCCCAGAAAATGCAGTTTGTGCTGCAAAAGGAACGCCAGGAAGCCGAACGTAAACGGGTCGAGGCCCAGGGTATAGCCGATTACCAGAAGATCATTTCTACCGGTTTGTCAGACAAACAACTGCAATATGAAACCATTAAGGCCCAAAAGGAAATAGCCCTTTCGCCCAATGCCAAAGTGATCATTTTGGGTAACAGCAAAGGGATGCCCATTATGCTGAGTGATAAGTAA
- a CDS encoding helix-turn-helix domain-containing protein has product MKLSVSDHNTGGDLLLHNSETQFDRLFYTRDLDHKYFTIAWNRGEKQTVTIDSYAYDFMPNTILPLMYNQSFYFEHSADIVAWQFNREFYCIVDHDTEVSCVGFLFGMNDNIFIDLDGETQRKLQILLDIFIEELKTNDDIQNGMLVMLLKRLITMITKLARTGTFPDVKLNDDRFHILRKFNLLVEMNFHTQHSVSYYAGRLNKSPKTLSNLFALYNYKTPIQVIQERILMEAKRLLFYTDKPAKQITYELGFDDAAYFSNFFKKHTALSPSEFRNNKKMVAEGK; this is encoded by the coding sequence ATGAAACTATCAGTATCAGACCACAACACCGGCGGCGATCTGTTGCTGCACAATAGTGAAACACAGTTTGATCGCCTGTTTTACACACGCGACCTTGACCATAAATATTTTACCATAGCCTGGAACCGTGGCGAAAAACAAACCGTTACCATTGACAGCTACGCCTATGATTTTATGCCTAATACCATATTGCCACTCATGTATAACCAGTCGTTTTATTTTGAGCACTCGGCAGATATTGTAGCCTGGCAGTTTAATCGCGAGTTTTATTGTATTGTGGACCACGATACCGAGGTAAGCTGCGTAGGCTTTTTATTCGGTATGAATGATAATATATTCATTGATCTGGATGGAGAAACCCAAAGAAAACTGCAGATACTGCTGGATATATTTATTGAGGAACTAAAAACCAACGACGATATTCAGAACGGCATGCTGGTGATGCTGCTGAAACGCCTTATTACCATGATTACCAAACTGGCCCGGACAGGAACGTTTCCGGACGTAAAACTGAATGACGACAGGTTCCACATTCTGCGTAAATTCAACTTACTGGTCGAAATGAATTTTCATACCCAGCATAGCGTAAGCTACTACGCTGGTAGGCTCAACAAATCCCCAAAAACATTATCAAATCTTTTTGCACTCTATAACTACAAAACACCTATCCAGGTTATCCAGGAACGCATACTGATGGAGGCCAAACGCCTGTTGTTTTATACCGATAAGCCGGCCAAGCAAATTACCTACGAATTGGGCTTTGATGATGCAGCTTATTTCAGCAACTTTTTCAAAAAACATACCGCTTTATCGCCATCTGAGTTCAGGAATAATAAGAAAATGGTTGCCGAAGGGAAATAA
- a CDS encoding helix-turn-helix domain-containing protein gives MLLTDFEYLSNSDDAFKKKVALQIKNLRRQNQVTQEKFFTETNINIARLESGKIDIRLDTLRKVCYYFDVSLAGFFQGIY, from the coding sequence ATGCTACTTACTGATTTTGAATATCTTAGCAACTCCGATGATGCTTTTAAGAAAAAAGTAGCCCTGCAGATCAAAAACCTTAGGAGGCAAAATCAAGTTACACAAGAGAAGTTTTTTACTGAAACTAATATCAATATAGCCAGGCTGGAGTCGGGTAAAATAGATATCAGGTTAGATACTTTAAGGAAAGTTTGTTATTATTTTGATGTTTCTTTAGCCGGTTTTTTTCAAGGCATATATTAA
- a CDS encoding M13 family metallopeptidase: MTLKNLSDTIKACAIGLLLLTACKDKTKTYADSDPVFKNIDATVKPGDDFFKYANGTWLKKNPIPPAYSSWGIGDVVEEELRNRMKKINEDALTANAPKGSNTQKIGDFYFSGMDTTDIEKQGLLPLKDELAKIDEVKDVKGLIEEFAHLKTIGVKTPIGVYPGQDSKNSEKIVLQLVQSGIGLPNRDYYFNNDEHSVAIRNDYQQKHLPTIFKLAGVQPEAAASATKQVYALEKFLADSSRKLENLRDPYHNYNKMPLAGFSKLMPGVDWKSTFEKMDYKNVDTVIVGQPEYYRALNKALQTYSINDWKNYLRKNLITTFGSYLSKPFDQELFRFYDSVLDGSKEQLPRWKRVLDAENGLMGEVLGQIFVKEYFPEKTKERYVNLVETMRATFKEHIEKLDWMSPATKEKAYYKLSKVMPKVGFPDKWKDFSTLEINRGPYALNVLRAKNWWHKYSASKLGKPVDRTEWDITPQTYNAYYNPSNNEIVLPAGIFTIPGSRDEDIDDAVIYGYAAASTIGHEMTHGFDDEGRQFDAKGNLKTWWLPQDSVKFTQRAKMLIDQFNGYSIYGLHVNGKATQGENIADLGGIVIGLDAFKKTDQYKEGKPINGLTPLQRYFLGYSLGWLSQERKESLSSQILTNEHAPGFMRVNGPFTDVPEFYEAFKIKKGDKMWIDPDKRVKIW; this comes from the coding sequence ATGACCTTAAAAAATCTGTCAGACACAATTAAAGCATGTGCCATTGGCCTGTTATTGCTCACCGCCTGCAAAGACAAAACAAAAACTTATGCCGATAGTGATCCAGTGTTTAAAAATATAGATGCGACTGTAAAACCGGGTGACGATTTTTTTAAATATGCCAATGGTACCTGGCTCAAAAAAAATCCGATCCCCCCGGCTTATTCATCCTGGGGAATAGGTGACGTAGTAGAAGAAGAGCTGCGTAACCGCATGAAAAAAATAAATGAAGATGCGCTTACAGCTAATGCACCCAAAGGCAGCAATACGCAAAAAATAGGCGATTTTTATTTCAGCGGTATGGACACTACTGATATTGAAAAGCAAGGTCTGCTACCCCTTAAAGATGAGCTTGCGAAAATTGACGAGGTAAAAGATGTTAAAGGGCTAATAGAAGAATTCGCCCATCTTAAAACCATTGGGGTTAAAACGCCAATAGGTGTTTATCCGGGCCAGGATAGCAAGAACAGTGAAAAAATAGTATTGCAACTTGTTCAGTCGGGGATTGGCCTGCCTAACCGTGATTATTATTTTAATAACGACGAACACAGTGTTGCTATACGCAATGACTACCAGCAAAAGCACCTGCCAACGATTTTTAAACTTGCAGGTGTGCAGCCCGAAGCAGCAGCTTCTGCAACTAAACAGGTATATGCGTTAGAAAAGTTTTTGGCAGATAGCAGCCGTAAGCTGGAAAATCTTCGCGACCCTTATCATAACTATAATAAAATGCCACTGGCAGGCTTCAGCAAACTTATGCCTGGGGTAGACTGGAAATCAACATTTGAAAAAATGGATTACAAAAATGTTGATACCGTTATTGTTGGTCAGCCTGAATATTACCGTGCCCTTAATAAAGCCCTGCAAACCTACAGCATAAACGATTGGAAAAATTACCTGCGCAAAAACCTGATCACTACTTTCGGCTCTTATTTAAGCAAGCCCTTTGACCAGGAACTTTTTCGCTTTTATGATTCGGTACTGGATGGCAGCAAAGAGCAGTTGCCTCGTTGGAAACGTGTGCTGGATGCCGAAAATGGTTTAATGGGCGAAGTACTTGGACAAATATTTGTGAAGGAGTATTTCCCCGAAAAAACCAAGGAGCGTTACGTAAACCTTGTTGAAACCATGCGCGCCACCTTTAAAGAGCATATTGAAAAGCTCGACTGGATGAGCCCCGCAACAAAAGAAAAGGCTTATTATAAACTCAGCAAGGTAATGCCCAAGGTTGGTTTCCCCGATAAATGGAAGGATTTTTCTACGCTTGAGATTAACCGGGGCCCTTATGCTTTAAATGTATTACGGGCCAAAAACTGGTGGCACAAGTACAGCGCATCTAAACTTGGCAAACCTGTTGACCGTACTGAATGGGATATTACGCCGCAAACTTACAACGCTTATTACAATCCATCTAACAATGAAATTGTATTGCCAGCAGGTATATTCACCATTCCCGGTTCCAGGGACGAGGATATTGACGATGCCGTTATTTACGGGTATGCCGCGGCATCAACCATTGGCCACGAAATGACCCATGGCTTTGATGACGAGGGAAGGCAGTTTGATGCCAAAGGGAATTTAAAAACATGGTGGCTGCCACAGGATTCGGTGAAATTTACACAACGGGCCAAAATGCTTATCGACCAGTTTAACGGTTACAGCATTTACGGCTTGCACGTGAACGGCAAAGCTACCCAGGGCGAAAACATTGCCGATTTAGGTGGCATAGTAATAGGTCTTGATGCGTTTAAAAAAACAGATCAGTATAAAGAAGGGAAACCTATAAATGGATTGACGCCATTACAGCGATACTTTCTGGGTTATTCACTGGGCTGGCTGAGCCAGGAGCGCAAAGAATCATTATCAAGCCAGATACTAACCAACGAACATGCTCCCGGCTTTATGCGTGTGAACGGACCATTTACCGATGTGCCCGAATTTTACGAAGCATTTAAAATAAAAAAAGGCGATAAAATGTGGATAGATCCGGATAAACGGGTAAAGATATGGTAA
- a CDS encoding acyl-CoA dehydrogenase, which produces MHFEFTEEQLMIRQAARDFAQTELKPGVIERDEHQKFPAEQVKKLGELGFLGMMVSPQYGGSGMDAISYVLVMEELSKVDASASVVVSVNNSLVCYGLEKYGTEAQKQKYLVPLAKGDVIGAFCLSEPEAGSDATSQRTTAVDMGDYYLLNGTKNWITNGNSASTYIVMAQTDASKKHHGINALIIERGMEGFTVGPKENKMGIRGSDTHSLMFTDVKVPKENRIGDEGFGFKFAMSTLEGGRIGIASQALGIASGAHELAVKYAKERKAFGKTIADLQAIQFKLADMATEIEAARLMCLKAAWLKDHGKPYAQAGSMAKLYASEVAMRTTVEAVQIHGGYGFVKEYHVERLMRDAKITQIYEGTSEIQRIVISREVLK; this is translated from the coding sequence ATGCATTTCGAATTTACAGAAGAACAGCTAATGATACGCCAGGCTGCACGCGATTTTGCCCAAACAGAATTAAAACCGGGGGTAATTGAACGCGACGAGCATCAGAAATTTCCCGCCGAGCAGGTAAAAAAATTGGGCGAGCTTGGATTTTTAGGCATGATGGTATCGCCGCAATACGGAGGCAGTGGCATGGACGCTATTTCCTATGTATTGGTTATGGAAGAACTTTCAAAAGTTGATGCTTCTGCATCGGTAGTGGTTTCTGTAAATAATTCGCTGGTTTGTTATGGGCTCGAAAAGTATGGAACGGAAGCACAGAAGCAAAAATACCTGGTCCCGCTGGCTAAAGGCGATGTGATAGGCGCTTTCTGCCTTTCGGAACCTGAGGCTGGTTCAGATGCTACTTCACAGCGCACAACTGCCGTTGATATGGGCGATTATTACCTGCTTAACGGTACCAAAAACTGGATCACCAACGGTAATTCGGCATCAACCTATATTGTAATGGCTCAAACAGATGCTTCTAAGAAACACCACGGCATTAATGCGCTGATCATTGAAAGGGGAATGGAAGGCTTTACCGTTGGTCCCAAAGAAAATAAAATGGGCATACGGGGTTCTGATACCCATTCGCTCATGTTTACCGATGTTAAAGTACCTAAGGAAAACCGCATAGGCGATGAAGGTTTTGGATTTAAATTTGCCATGAGCACTTTAGAAGGGGGACGCATTGGCATAGCTTCGCAGGCTTTGGGCATAGCCTCGGGCGCTCATGAACTGGCCGTAAAATATGCTAAGGAGCGCAAGGCCTTTGGTAAAACCATAGCCGATTTGCAGGCCATTCAATTTAAACTGGCTGATATGGCCACCGAAATTGAGGCCGCACGCCTGATGTGTCTTAAAGCTGCCTGGCTAAAAGATCACGGCAAACCTTATGCGCAGGCAGGATCAATGGCTAAGCTGTATGCTTCAGAAGTAGCCATGCGTACTACCGTTGAGGCTGTACAAATTCACGGTGGTTACGGGTTTGTTAAGGAATATCATGTGGAACGATTGATGCGGGATGCCAAAATTACACAGATATATGAGGGCACATCTGAAATTCAGCGGATTGTAATATCGCGTGAGGTGCTAAAATAG
- a CDS encoding MmcQ/YjbR family DNA-binding protein: MNIEELRDYCLQKPGATEGFPFGEDTLVFKVAGKMFLLTGLQSGNSFNAKCDPERAADLRERYSEIQPGYHMNKKMWNTVYMDGSLSSNLLRELIDHSYELVVQSLPKKIQAEIAALE, translated from the coding sequence TTGAACATAGAAGAATTACGCGATTATTGTCTGCAAAAACCAGGCGCGACGGAAGGTTTTCCTTTTGGCGAGGACACTTTGGTTTTTAAAGTTGCTGGTAAGATGTTTTTACTTACCGGCCTCCAAAGCGGCAATAGCTTTAATGCCAAATGCGACCCTGAACGCGCGGCCGACCTGCGCGAACGATACTCCGAAATACAACCCGGCTACCACATGAATAAAAAAATGTGGAATACCGTTTACATGGACGGCTCGCTCTCCTCTAACCTGCTCCGCGAACTCATCGATCACTCCTATGAACTGGTGGTTCAAAGCCTGCCTAAAAAGATACAAGCCGAAATCGCGGCTTTGGAATAA
- a CDS encoding alpha/beta hydrolase: protein MKTSSLKNKLKAGIAASAIILSAIIGSAPKAEAQTPVKNIVLVHGAFADGSGFKGIYNILTKKGYNVTVVQNPLTSLKDDVDATNRTIDKQDGPVILVGHSWGGTVITEAGNNPKVVGLVYIAAFAPDNGETTLKLVQSLPAAPENGILAPDDKGFVYFSKEKFHAGFAADLSKEEADFMYASQGPIAAQGFVAPITQAAWKTKPSYAIVATEDKAINPDIERNMYKRAGSKVTEIKSSHVVFISHPDAVAKVIIDAVNNVSAIK, encoded by the coding sequence ATGAAAACTTCATCATTAAAAAACAAATTAAAAGCAGGTATAGCTGCATCAGCAATTATCTTATCAGCCATCATCGGTTCAGCTCCTAAAGCTGAAGCGCAAACCCCGGTAAAAAACATAGTATTGGTACACGGCGCCTTTGCCGATGGCTCTGGCTTTAAAGGCATATACAACATACTTACCAAAAAGGGATACAATGTTACCGTTGTTCAAAATCCACTAACATCACTTAAAGACGATGTTGACGCTACCAACCGCACTATCGACAAACAAGACGGTCCGGTAATATTGGTTGGCCACTCATGGGGTGGTACTGTAATTACCGAAGCCGGCAATAACCCAAAAGTAGTTGGCCTGGTTTATATAGCCGCTTTCGCTCCTGATAATGGCGAAACAACTTTGAAATTGGTTCAGTCGTTACCGGCAGCACCCGAAAATGGGATCCTTGCTCCGGATGATAAAGGCTTTGTTTATTTCAGTAAAGAAAAATTCCACGCCGGTTTTGCCGCCGACCTGAGCAAAGAAGAGGCCGACTTTATGTATGCTTCACAAGGTCCTATCGCCGCACAAGGTTTCGTAGCTCCAATTACCCAGGCTGCCTGGAAAACCAAACCCAGCTATGCCATAGTTGCCACCGAAGATAAAGCCATTAACCCCGACATTGAACGCAACATGTACAAACGTGCCGGCTCAAAAGTAACCGAAATAAAAAGCAGCCACGTAGTGTTCATCTCACATCCTGATGCAGTTGCTAAAGTGATTATAGATGCAGTCAATAATGTATCTGCTATAAAATAA
- a CDS encoding rhomboid family intramembrane serine protease: MEYLIVTPVASIIFIITLITSLMAFSNQNLYGKLMLHPYNVSRGRYIYTIITSGLIHKDWMHLFFNMLSYYFFAFQLEPLLGHWQFAVLYIVSLILSDMPSVLKHKENYSYYSLGASGAVSAVVFSAILYNPLGQMMILPLPIPIPAVLFGILYLVYCSYASKYSRDNVNHDAHLFGALSGLMITIIFHPGILPGFFQQIIEKVQSLAH; the protein is encoded by the coding sequence ATGGAATATCTTATTGTAACACCCGTAGCATCAATAATATTTATTATTACACTCATTACTTCGTTAATGGCCTTCTCCAACCAAAACCTGTATGGCAAGCTCATGCTACACCCTTACAACGTTTCGCGCGGCCGTTATATTTATACCATCATCACCAGCGGGTTAATACATAAAGACTGGATGCACCTGTTTTTCAACATGCTTTCGTACTATTTTTTTGCTTTTCAACTGGAACCTCTTCTGGGGCATTGGCAATTTGCCGTACTGTATATAGTAAGCTTAATTTTAAGCGATATGCCATCAGTATTAAAGCATAAGGAAAACTATAGCTATTATAGTCTTGGCGCATCAGGGGCAGTGAGCGCGGTTGTCTTTAGCGCGATATTATATAACCCGCTTGGGCAAATGATGATTCTCCCCTTGCCTATACCTATACCAGCGGTATTATTTGGCATATTGTACCTGGTTTATTGCAGTTATGCCTCCAAATACAGCCGTGACAATGTTAACCATGATGCACACTTATTTGGCGCGCTCAGCGGGTTAATGATCACCATTATTTTTCATCCCGGTATTTTACCCGGCTTTTTCCAGCAAATTATCGAGAAAGTGCAATCTCTTGCGCATTAA
- the pepT gene encoding peptidase T yields the protein MNFNSSLSFTVTERFLRYVTIDTQSDPSSVSFPSTEKQKDLGRLLVEELLAIGVKDAHLDEYGYVYATIPANTDKHVPVICFCSHMDTAPDCSGKNVLPIVHKNYQGQDIVLPHDKSQVIKMTEHPDLKKQIGNDVITASGTTLLGADNKAGVAEIMDTCYQLMNHPEIKHGTIRILFTPDEEVGHGVDHVDIAKLGAFAGYTMDGESAGNMENETFSADGARLTIQGVSSHPGFAKGKMESAIKIAGEIVAALPAELSPEHTEGMEGFIHPVAIEGHVEVASIDFILRDFDERKLNNHAAVIRKTADDVLKRYPSSTYALDVSEQYRNMKNVLDEHPQIVDYAMEAINRTGLTAKLCSIRGGTDGSRLSFMGLPCPNIFAGEHAFHSKQEWVSVQDMQKAVETILHLCMIWEERS from the coding sequence ATGAATTTCAATTCATCACTGAGTTTTACCGTAACCGAACGTTTTTTACGTTATGTCACCATTGATACGCAATCAGACCCCTCTTCTGTTTCGTTTCCGTCAACAGAAAAACAAAAAGATTTAGGCAGGTTACTGGTTGAAGAGCTACTGGCTATTGGTGTAAAGGATGCTCACCTGGACGAATATGGTTATGTATATGCCACTATACCAGCCAATACCGATAAGCATGTGCCCGTAATTTGCTTCTGCTCGCACATGGATACCGCACCAGATTGCAGCGGAAAAAATGTATTACCAATTGTGCATAAAAATTACCAGGGACAGGATATTGTATTACCCCATGACAAATCTCAGGTTATTAAAATGACTGAGCATCCCGATCTTAAAAAACAGATAGGTAATGATGTGATCACCGCCAGCGGAACTACCTTGCTGGGTGCGGATAATAAAGCCGGTGTGGCCGAAATTATGGATACCTGTTATCAGCTCATGAACCATCCCGAAATAAAACATGGTACAATCAGGATATTATTTACACCCGATGAAGAGGTGGGCCATGGGGTTGACCACGTTGATATTGCCAAATTAGGGGCCTTTGCCGGTTATACCATGGATGGCGAAAGCGCGGGTAATATGGAAAATGAAACGTTTTCGGCAGATGGCGCAAGGCTTACCATACAAGGAGTTAGCTCGCACCCGGGCTTTGCCAAGGGTAAAATGGAAAGCGCCATAAAAATTGCCGGCGAGATCGTCGCGGCTTTACCGGCAGAACTATCACCCGAGCATACTGAGGGAATGGAGGGCTTTATACATCCGGTAGCCATTGAAGGCCATGTAGAAGTTGCCAGCATTGATTTTATCCTCCGCGATTTTGACGAACGCAAGCTGAATAACCATGCGGCCGTTATCCGGAAAACAGCCGATGACGTATTGAAAAGATATCCTTCATCTACTTATGCCCTTGACGTAAGCGAACAGTACCGCAATATGAAAAATGTACTGGATGAGCACCCCCAAATTGTTGATTATGCGATGGAAGCCATTAACCGTACAGGTTTAACCGCCAAACTTTGCAGTATAAGGGGTGGAACGGATGGCTCCAGATTATCGTTCATGGGTTTGCCTTGTCCTAATATTTTTGCTGGCGAGCACGCTTTTCACAGCAAGCAGGAGTGGGTATCGGTACAGGATATGCAAAAAGCGGTTGAAACCATATTGCATCTGTGCATGATATGGGAGGAGAGAAGTTAA
- a CDS encoding dipeptide epimerase has protein sequence MELKYQPFELQLKHAFTIAKFSRTSTPVMLVQIKHEGFTGYGEASMVPYMGESHQTATDFLNQVDISRINYPIDFDAVIGYLDSIAPGNPAIKAAIDIALHDLDGKIKQQPCWQLLGSNPALMPVTSFTIGIDTPEMIIKKVKEAEGFKVIKVKLGRDTDKELISTIRSVTDVPLYVDANQGWTDLQQSLDMTYWLQEQGVQLIEQPMLKTDPDSNAWLTERCPIPIIGDESVQRFEDVERAKGVYTGINIKLMKSAGVYEATRMIKRARELDLKIMIGCMTETSCAALAGLALAPQADWVDLDGPFLVSNNPYQMPDFADGRYILNNDPGLGIRL, from the coding sequence ATGGAACTGAAATATCAACCTTTTGAACTTCAACTCAAGCACGCTTTTACCATAGCCAAATTTTCGCGCACGTCTACCCCGGTTATGCTGGTGCAAATTAAGCATGAAGGTTTTACGGGTTACGGCGAGGCATCTATGGTGCCTTATATGGGCGAGAGCCACCAAACCGCTACCGATTTTCTGAACCAGGTTGATATCAGTCGCATCAATTATCCTATTGACTTTGACGCGGTAATCGGTTATCTGGATAGCATCGCTCCCGGTAACCCAGCCATAAAAGCAGCTATTGATATTGCCCTGCATGACCTGGATGGCAAAATAAAACAACAACCCTGCTGGCAATTACTGGGCAGCAACCCCGCCCTGATGCCCGTTACCAGTTTTACCATAGGTATTGATACGCCGGAGATGATCATCAAAAAGGTAAAAGAAGCCGAAGGTTTTAAGGTGATCAAAGTAAAGCTTGGCCGCGATACAGATAAGGAACTCATTAGCACCATACGTTCGGTTACCGATGTGCCGCTGTATGTGGATGCCAATCAGGGGTGGACAGACCTGCAGCAAAGCCTCGACATGACCTACTGGCTGCAGGAACAGGGTGTACAACTGATTGAGCAACCCATGCTTAAAACCGATCCCGACAGCAATGCCTGGCTCACCGAACGCTGCCCCATCCCTATCATCGGCGATGAGAGCGTACAACGTTTTGAGGATGTGGAACGCGCCAAAGGCGTTTACACCGGCATTAATATCAAGCTCATGAAATCGGCAGGGGTGTATGAGGCTACCCGTATGATCAAGCGTGCACGTGAACTCGACCTGAAAATCATGATTGGCTGTATGACCGAAACCAGCTGCGCCGCCCTCGCCGGACTGGCACTCGCCCCGCAGGCAGACTGGGTAGATCTCGACGGTCCGTTCCTCGTGAGCAACAACCCCTACCAAATGCCTGACTTTGCTGATGGCCGGTATATACTGAACAATGATCCCGGGTTGGGCATCAGGTTATAA
- a CDS encoding GNAT family N-acetyltransferase, whose translation MYTIRTATVNDVETIRQIADQTWWVTYGPILEKEQIDFMLSEIYSASKIRAQIENNVQIYLLLLEDEQPVAFASYSPREENVEIYKLHKLYCLPQIQGKGYGKILINQVAQKTMDAGKDVLELNVNRYNNAKTFYEKMGFAIAYEEDIAIGPYWMNDYVMRKELTS comes from the coding sequence ATGTATACTATAAGAACAGCCACCGTAAATGATGTAGAAACCATACGCCAGATAGCCGACCAAACCTGGTGGGTTACCTACGGCCCTATACTGGAAAAAGAACAGATAGATTTTATGCTGAGTGAAATTTATTCGGCAAGCAAGATCAGGGCGCAGATAGAAAACAATGTGCAGATCTACCTTTTATTGCTGGAAGATGAACAGCCTGTAGCTTTTGCATCCTACTCGCCCCGTGAAGAAAATGTCGAAATTTATAAGCTGCACAAGCTATATTGTCTGCCGCAAATACAGGGCAAGGGATATGGTAAGATACTGATTAACCAGGTTGCTCAAAAAACCATGGATGCGGGTAAGGATGTGCTTGAATTGAATGTAAACAGGTATAACAACGCCAAAACTTTTTATGAAAAAATGGGCTTTGCTATTGCCTACGAAGAAGACATAGCCATTGGCCCATACTGGATGAATGATTATGTAATGCGGAAGGAGCTAACTTCTTAA